A region of Streptomyces sp. TG1A-60 DNA encodes the following proteins:
- a CDS encoding cytochrome P450 encodes MVERLRTRVLFDLNDPQLHRNRYAYYRRLRETEPIHHSPYGFWTLTRYDDVDAFLRAPQTSSSLTDDGTFAEQRGGPDSPAMRSLSRWMLVKQGEEHRRLRRLIARAVTPRAVQRLEPEILRIVNRLIDDMGEGEVDLIEQLAAPVPIAVICGLLGIPVEDADKCLKWTNAIANIIDPLITPQMRDAMNTAEPEFSAYIRGQMELRRTEPRDDVLTMLMQKDEDGEGLSDEDVIAQVLLLFNAGHETTLNVIGNSMHALLTHPEELELLRARPEMIGDCFEELARYNSTVQIILRHLTEDLPLSGRLIPAGDAVLAILGAAHRDPAKFPDPDRLDLRREGVKSLAFGSGPHHCIAAMLGKTEVCMTITELLRRYEKIEPATTDVEWHTRFNFVLGLKRLPLKVAYRR; translated from the coding sequence ATGGTTGAGCGACTTAGGACCAGGGTTCTCTTCGACCTCAACGATCCGCAGCTCCATCGGAACAGATACGCCTATTACCGGCGGCTGCGCGAGACGGAGCCCATTCACCATTCGCCGTACGGATTCTGGACGCTCACCCGGTACGACGATGTCGACGCGTTCCTGCGGGCCCCGCAGACGTCGTCGAGCCTGACCGACGACGGGACGTTCGCCGAGCAGCGGGGCGGGCCGGACAGCCCCGCGATGCGCAGCCTGAGCCGGTGGATGCTGGTCAAACAGGGCGAGGAGCACCGAAGGCTGCGTCGGCTCATCGCCCGTGCGGTGACGCCGCGTGCGGTGCAGCGCCTCGAACCGGAGATCCTGCGCATCGTCAACCGGCTCATCGACGACATGGGCGAGGGCGAGGTCGATCTGATCGAACAGCTCGCCGCACCGGTACCGATCGCCGTGATCTGCGGTCTGCTCGGCATTCCGGTCGAGGACGCGGACAAGTGCCTGAAGTGGACGAACGCGATCGCCAATATCATCGACCCGCTGATCACCCCGCAGATGCGGGACGCGATGAACACGGCCGAGCCGGAGTTCAGCGCCTATATCCGCGGGCAGATGGAGCTGCGCCGGACCGAGCCCCGCGACGACGTGCTGACCATGCTGATGCAGAAGGACGAGGACGGCGAGGGGCTCAGCGACGAGGACGTGATCGCGCAGGTGCTCCTGCTGTTCAACGCGGGGCACGAGACCACGCTCAACGTCATCGGCAACAGCATGCACGCGCTGCTCACCCACCCCGAGGAGCTCGAACTGCTGCGGGCGCGCCCAGAGATGATCGGCGACTGCTTCGAGGAACTGGCCCGCTACAACTCCACGGTCCAGATCATCCTCCGGCACCTCACCGAGGACCTGCCCCTCTCCGGGCGCCTTATCCCGGCCGGGGACGCCGTCTTGGCGATCCTCGGCGCGGCCCACCGCGATCCGGCGAAGTTCCCCGACCCCGACCGCCTCGACCTGCGCCGCGAGGGCGTGAAGTCACTCGCGTTCGGCTCCGGGCCGCACCACTGCATCGCGGCGATGCTCGGCAAAACCGAGGTGTGCATGACCATCACGGAACTGCTGCGCCGCTACGAGAAGATCGAGCCGGCCACCACGGACGTGGAGTGGCACACCCGCTTCAATTTCGTGCTCGGCCTCAAGCGCCTGCCGCTCAAGGTGGCCTACCGCCGCTGA